From a region of the Burkholderia lata genome:
- a CDS encoding MFS transporter has protein sequence MNATETLDPASAEEQRIMSKMARRLLPILVVMFLIAFIDRQNVGFAKLQMVHSLGMTEAAFGLASSLFFIGYLLFEVPSTLALHRYGARVWLARIMLTWGLITVLMGFTTSMPAFCALRFVLGIAEAGFYPGVIYYLTLWFPQSYRAKVLGIFTLGSALANMLGSLVGGVLLSLNGVWGLAGWQWVFVATGIPAVIVAIVVFRVLPASVRDARFLDDREKQIVEAALEREKPAQAEHGQPWKALLDPRVMLFAATYMLMSTSLYGVTYWLPTLVKSFGVSSTTNGFLSMLPWALAVLLLVWLPGKLRRAKSILRTIAIVAALGALGFLLSLVLPSTPLRFIALVLGGACIPLLYPCFWSMPPRYFTGARAAASVAAINSIGNLGGFFSQNLMPFAGKVTGTAFGPMIVPIVCLALLGIGALVAWTRSERGMVATRA, from the coding sequence GTGAACGCGACCGAAACCCTGGACCCCGCGTCCGCCGAAGAACAGCGCATCATGTCGAAGATGGCGCGGCGCCTGCTGCCCATCCTCGTCGTGATGTTCCTGATCGCGTTCATCGACCGGCAGAACGTCGGCTTCGCGAAGCTGCAGATGGTGCACAGCCTCGGGATGACGGAAGCCGCGTTCGGGCTCGCGTCGTCGCTGTTCTTCATCGGCTATCTGCTGTTCGAGGTGCCGAGCACGCTCGCGCTGCATCGCTACGGCGCGCGCGTGTGGCTCGCGCGGATCATGCTGACGTGGGGGCTCATCACCGTGCTGATGGGCTTCACGACATCGATGCCCGCGTTCTGCGCGCTGCGCTTCGTGCTCGGCATCGCCGAGGCCGGCTTCTATCCGGGCGTGATCTACTACCTGACGCTGTGGTTTCCGCAGAGCTATCGCGCGAAGGTGCTCGGCATCTTCACGCTCGGCAGCGCGCTCGCGAACATGCTCGGCTCGCTGGTCGGCGGCGTGCTGCTGAGCCTGAACGGCGTGTGGGGGCTCGCGGGCTGGCAGTGGGTGTTCGTGGCGACGGGCATCCCGGCGGTGATCGTCGCGATCGTCGTGTTCCGCGTGCTGCCCGCATCGGTGCGCGATGCGCGTTTCCTCGACGACCGCGAGAAGCAGATCGTCGAGGCCGCGCTCGAACGCGAGAAGCCCGCGCAGGCCGAGCACGGCCAGCCGTGGAAGGCGCTGCTCGATCCGCGCGTGATGCTGTTCGCGGCGACCTACATGCTGATGTCGACGTCGCTGTACGGCGTGACGTATTGGTTGCCGACGCTCGTAAAGTCGTTCGGCGTGTCGAGCACGACGAACGGCTTCCTGAGCATGCTGCCGTGGGCGCTTGCGGTGCTGCTGCTGGTGTGGCTGCCGGGGAAGCTGCGGCGCGCGAAGAGCATCCTGCGCACGATCGCGATCGTTGCAGCACTTGGCGCGCTCGGCTTCCTGCTGAGCCTCGTGCTGCCGTCGACGCCGCTGCGCTTCATCGCGCTCGTGCTCGGCGGTGCGTGCATCCCGTTGCTGTATCCGTGCTTCTGGTCGATGCCGCCGCGCTACTTCACCGGCGCGCGGGCGGCGGCGAGCGTCGCGGCGATCAACTCGATCGGCAACCTCGGCGGCTTCTTCAGCCAGAACCTGATGCCGTTTGCCGGCAAGGTGACGGGCACCGCGTTCGGCCCGATGATCGTGCCGATCGTGTGTCTCGCGCTGCTCGGGATCGGCGCGCTGGTCGCGTGGACGCGGTCGGAGCGGGGGATGGTGGCGACGCGGGCGTGA
- a CDS encoding ABC transporter substrate-binding protein, producing the protein MTMLPRRRALIAAGLGVLAAPALVRAKPRTVRISKGYGVLYLPLLVMEKQRLFERHAARHGVRDVAVDWVLLDGGNSVNDAMMAGTLDFAGAGAPGFIELWARARGIPNVEVIGISGLSTTSLSLNTNRPGLVSLRDFTPSDRIAVPGIRTSLSAVVLQMVASKQLGPAHFAQLDSITVSLPHPQAMQALIRRENGVTAHFTSPPFSTLELRQPGIHRVVNSVDVLGPMTHDVVFAPKRLVDTEPALAVAFLGALDEANRLIVQDPRAAAALFASSSGVGMSHDDVMQMLAAPETRFSVLPNQLMDYVEFLYLAGTIKAKPRAWHEMFAPMLDAYRSG; encoded by the coding sequence ATGACGATGTTGCCGCGACGCCGCGCGTTGATCGCCGCCGGGCTTGGCGTGCTCGCCGCACCGGCGCTCGTGCGTGCGAAGCCGCGCACGGTGCGGATCTCGAAAGGCTATGGCGTGCTCTACCTGCCACTGCTCGTGATGGAGAAGCAGCGGCTGTTCGAGCGGCACGCGGCGCGCCACGGCGTGCGCGACGTCGCGGTCGACTGGGTGCTGCTCGATGGCGGCAATTCCGTCAACGACGCGATGATGGCCGGCACGCTCGACTTCGCGGGCGCCGGCGCGCCGGGTTTCATCGAGCTGTGGGCGCGGGCGCGCGGCATTCCGAACGTCGAGGTGATCGGCATCAGCGGGTTGTCGACCACGTCGCTGTCGCTGAACACGAACCGGCCGGGCCTCGTGTCGCTGCGCGACTTTACGCCGTCCGACCGGATCGCGGTGCCGGGTATCCGCACGTCGCTGTCGGCGGTGGTGCTGCAGATGGTCGCGAGCAAGCAGCTCGGCCCCGCGCATTTCGCGCAGCTCGATTCAATTACCGTGAGCCTGCCGCATCCGCAGGCGATGCAGGCGCTGATTCGCCGCGAGAACGGTGTCACCGCGCATTTCACGTCGCCGCCGTTCTCGACGCTCGAGCTGCGGCAGCCGGGCATCCACCGCGTCGTGAATTCGGTCGACGTGCTTGGCCCGATGACGCACGACGTCGTATTCGCGCCGAAGCGACTCGTCGATACGGAGCCCGCGCTGGCCGTCGCGTTTCTCGGCGCACTCGACGAAGCGAACCGCCTGATCGTGCAGGACCCGCGCGCGGCGGCGGCGCTCTTTGCGTCGTCGTCGGGCGTCGGCATGTCGCACGACGACGTGATGCAGATGCTCGCCGCACCCGAAACGCGCTTCTCGGTGCTGCCGAACCAACTGATGGACTACGTCGAATTCCTGTACCTGGCCGGCACGATCAAGGCGAAGCCGCGTGCGTGGCACGAGATGTTCGCGCCGATGCTCGACGCCTACCGGTCGGGCTGA
- a CDS encoding response regulator transcription factor, with amino-acid sequence MRILVVEDDAEIGAAIRNRLARLGHAVDLETDGATANGLLRVERFDLVVLDANLPGMDGFTVLRHLRASGSTTPVLLVTARSAIDDRVSGLGLGADDYLVKPFDYRELDARVQALLRRNSGHANDVLTLGGLVIDRSSRLAELDGQPLSLSRQEFALLEILASRPQRIFSKDELLNQLFSFGNEPTANAVEQYVTRVRKKLQGSSVEIRTARGMGYQIAAH; translated from the coding sequence ATGCGCATTCTCGTCGTGGAGGACGATGCCGAAATCGGCGCGGCGATCCGCAACCGCCTGGCGCGGCTCGGCCATGCCGTCGATCTCGAAACCGACGGCGCGACCGCGAACGGGTTGCTGCGCGTCGAGCGCTTCGACCTCGTCGTGCTCGATGCGAACCTGCCCGGCATGGACGGCTTCACGGTGCTGCGCCACCTGCGCGCATCGGGCAGCACGACGCCCGTGCTGCTCGTCACCGCGCGCTCGGCGATCGACGACCGCGTGAGCGGCCTCGGCCTCGGCGCCGACGACTACCTGGTGAAGCCGTTCGACTATCGCGAACTCGATGCGCGCGTGCAGGCCCTTCTGCGCCGCAACAGCGGCCATGCAAACGACGTGCTGACGCTCGGCGGCCTCGTGATCGACCGCAGCAGCCGTCTCGCGGAACTCGACGGCCAGCCGCTGTCGCTGTCGCGCCAGGAGTTCGCACTGCTCGAAATCCTCGCGAGCCGCCCGCAGCGGATCTTCTCGAAGGACGAACTGCTGAACCAGTTGTTCAGCTTCGGCAACGAACCGACCGCGAACGCGGTCGAGCAGTACGTGACACGCGTGCGCAAGAAGCTGCAGGGCAGCTCCGTCGAGATCCGTACCGCGCGCGGGATGGGGTATCAGATTGCGGCGCACTGA
- a CDS encoding sensor histidine kinase, with protein MRRTDWFPKTLFGRTLLFIALVVATGALALAAIARYYAGVAAERAYDQLLAGASIQVAENLYVQGGVLALNPPVAALSTLSRYDLVYYKVVDSRGIVVAGYNDLASPATLAAAKQGPAFANGMYQGHRIRTATIARYMPEESTPGWALVTVAQTTNARQQLTNDMSFKVWTLILLMSVLAIGASGLAIRRGLRPLAQIGTIIAARDPADLRPVAVDTPSEIDAIIGSINGLMRRLAERINAMQRFIADAAHQMRTPLARLDAQIELLDGEADPARHAARLDALRATCSDVGRLTGQLLNHAMVIHRTEAVPLQPVELVALAKDVLGRTIPLAGERDVAVAFASDAPLAWIDGDAISLQEALSNVLHNALLHGHADDIVVSVATQLNVDDAVTLTVTDNGRGIPREHWDAALQPFVRIAPDGSERRTGSGLGLAIVQEVMKAHGGRVGFAFPDAGGFSVVLTFPRAAGSVAKQA; from the coding sequence TTGCGGCGCACTGACTGGTTCCCGAAGACGCTGTTCGGGCGCACGCTGCTCTTCATCGCGCTCGTCGTCGCGACCGGCGCGCTCGCGCTCGCGGCGATCGCGCGCTACTACGCGGGCGTCGCGGCCGAACGCGCATACGACCAGTTGCTTGCGGGCGCATCGATCCAGGTCGCGGAAAACCTCTACGTGCAAGGCGGCGTGCTCGCGCTGAATCCGCCGGTGGCCGCGCTGTCGACGCTGTCGCGCTACGACCTCGTCTACTACAAGGTGGTCGATTCGCGCGGCATCGTCGTAGCCGGCTACAACGATCTCGCGAGCCCCGCGACGCTTGCCGCCGCGAAACAGGGCCCGGCGTTCGCGAACGGGATGTACCAGGGGCACCGGATCCGCACCGCGACCATCGCGCGCTACATGCCCGAGGAAAGCACGCCGGGCTGGGCGCTCGTGACGGTGGCGCAAACCACCAACGCGCGCCAGCAGCTCACGAACGACATGAGTTTCAAGGTGTGGACGCTGATCCTGCTGATGAGCGTGCTCGCGATCGGCGCAAGCGGCCTCGCGATCCGGCGGGGCCTGCGCCCACTCGCGCAGATCGGCACGATCATCGCCGCGCGCGACCCGGCCGACCTGCGGCCGGTGGCCGTCGATACACCGAGCGAGATCGACGCGATCATCGGGTCGATCAACGGGCTGATGCGCCGCCTCGCCGAGCGGATCAACGCGATGCAGCGCTTCATCGCCGATGCCGCGCACCAGATGCGCACGCCGCTCGCGCGACTCGACGCGCAGATCGAACTGCTCGACGGCGAAGCCGATCCCGCGCGTCACGCGGCACGGCTCGACGCGCTGCGCGCGACCTGCTCGGACGTCGGGCGGCTCACCGGCCAGCTGCTCAATCATGCGATGGTGATCCATCGCACCGAGGCCGTGCCGCTGCAACCCGTCGAACTCGTCGCACTCGCGAAGGATGTGCTCGGCCGCACGATTCCGCTCGCGGGCGAGCGCGATGTCGCCGTCGCGTTCGCGAGCGACGCGCCGCTCGCCTGGATCGACGGCGATGCGATCAGCCTGCAGGAAGCGCTGTCGAACGTGCTGCACAATGCATTGCTGCATGGTCATGCGGACGACATCGTCGTCTCGGTCGCGACGCAGCTCAACGTTGACGATGCAGTCACGCTGACCGTGACCGACAACGGTCGCGGGATTCCGCGCGAGCACTGGGACGCCGCGCTGCAGCCGTTCGTGCGCATCGCGCCGGACGGCAGCGAGCGGCGCACCGGGTCGGGCCTCGGGCTCGCAATCGTGCAGGAGGTGATGAAGGCGCACGGCGGGCGCGTCGGGTTTGCGTTTCCCGACGCGGGCGGGTTTTCGGTGGTGCTGACGTTTCCGCGCGCGGCGGGGAGCGTCGCAAAGCAGGCATGA
- a CDS encoding TetR/AcrR family transcriptional regulator, whose translation MARPREFDEDQVLDAVMDTFWRHGYEATSAQDLVQATGLGRGSLYAAYTNKDGLFEQAMLRYNQRSRDNVDLLRAPGPATERLRALLTSIVDADLKAPEKRGCLATNTAIERASRDAHVAELVRQNFRIMHAGIQETIERGQAAGEIDANAHAEDLAWFVFNAMQGLRVLARTSSGKDRKRLVAIVDRTLHALG comes from the coding sequence ATGGCGCGGCCAAGAGAATTCGACGAAGACCAGGTGCTCGACGCCGTGATGGACACGTTCTGGCGCCACGGCTACGAAGCGACGTCCGCGCAGGATCTCGTGCAGGCGACCGGGCTCGGCCGCGGCAGCCTGTATGCGGCCTATACGAACAAGGACGGCCTGTTCGAGCAGGCGATGCTGCGCTACAACCAGCGCTCGCGCGACAACGTCGACCTGCTGCGCGCCCCCGGCCCGGCGACCGAGCGCCTGCGTGCGCTGCTGACAAGCATCGTCGACGCCGACCTGAAGGCGCCCGAAAAACGCGGCTGTCTCGCGACGAACACAGCGATCGAGCGCGCGAGCCGCGACGCGCATGTCGCCGAACTCGTGCGACAGAACTTCCGGATCATGCACGCGGGCATCCAGGAAACGATCGAGCGCGGGCAAGCCGCCGGCGAAATCGATGCCAACGCGCACGCCGAGGATCTCGCGTGGTTCGTGTTCAATGCAATGCAAGGGTTGCGGGTGCTCGCCAGGACGTCGTCTGGCAAGGACCGCAAGCGGCTCGTCGCAATCGTCGACCGGACCCTGCACGCACTGGGCTGA
- a CDS encoding MFS transporter produces MNASLSSVPRRGARLPLAVFVLGLTVFCIGTTEVMVSGLLPLLARDFGVSIPSAALLISGYAAGVVVGGPAMTLAFLRTRRKTALLVLLGVFIAGQALGALAQNYALLMTSRVVAALAQGAFFGIGSLLAIDLAGPDAKGRALAVMFGGLTIANIAGAPFGTLIGEQYGWRASFWVVTALAVLSLVATTLVVPMQGRPPYHGIAREFASFRQPRLWAALGISALSQAGLFAAYSYFSPIFTEFGGFARAAVPALQALFGIGCFAGTVVGGRYTDRYPAGILVAGLVGLIVTMAAFGALAHSRTGTIVALAAFGIAAFSINPALQARAIAEAPHAPTLATTANTSAFNVGNTVGPWLGGVAINAGLGFVSTVWVGVALAALALVLALASTRPHAPSSSASYARSTGETS; encoded by the coding sequence ATGAACGCTTCGCTCTCTTCCGTTCCCCGTCGCGGCGCGCGGCTGCCGCTTGCCGTCTTCGTGCTCGGCCTCACCGTGTTCTGCATCGGCACCACCGAAGTGATGGTGTCAGGCCTGCTGCCCCTGCTCGCGCGCGATTTCGGCGTGTCGATTCCGTCGGCCGCCCTGCTGATTTCCGGCTATGCGGCCGGCGTGGTGGTCGGCGGCCCCGCGATGACGCTCGCGTTTCTGCGCACGCGCCGCAAGACCGCCCTGCTCGTGCTGCTCGGCGTCTTCATCGCCGGGCAAGCGCTCGGCGCGCTCGCGCAGAACTATGCGCTGCTGATGACCTCGCGGGTCGTCGCGGCGCTCGCGCAGGGCGCGTTCTTCGGCATCGGCTCGCTGCTCGCGATCGACCTGGCGGGCCCCGACGCGAAAGGCCGCGCGCTCGCGGTGATGTTCGGCGGGCTGACGATCGCCAATATCGCCGGCGCGCCGTTCGGCACGCTGATCGGCGAGCAGTACGGCTGGCGTGCGAGCTTCTGGGTCGTCACGGCGCTCGCCGTGCTGAGCCTCGTCGCCACCACGCTCGTCGTCCCGATGCAGGGCCGGCCGCCGTATCACGGCATCGCGCGCGAGTTCGCATCGTTCCGGCAGCCGCGGCTATGGGCCGCGCTCGGCATCTCGGCGCTCAGCCAGGCCGGCCTGTTCGCCGCGTACAGCTATTTCTCGCCGATCTTCACCGAGTTCGGCGGTTTCGCGCGCGCAGCCGTGCCGGCGTTGCAGGCGCTGTTCGGCATAGGCTGCTTTGCCGGCACCGTCGTGGGCGGCCGCTATACCGATCGCTATCCGGCCGGGATCCTCGTCGCGGGCCTCGTCGGGCTGATCGTCACGATGGCCGCGTTCGGCGCGCTCGCGCACAGCCGCACCGGCACGATCGTCGCACTGGCCGCGTTCGGTATCGCGGCGTTCTCGATCAATCCCGCGCTGCAGGCCCGCGCGATCGCCGAAGCACCGCATGCACCGACGCTCGCGACGACGGCGAACACGTCGGCGTTCAACGTCGGGAACACCGTCGGCCCGTGGCTAGGCGGCGTCGCGATCAACGCCGGGCTCGGTTTCGTGTCGACGGTCTGGGTCGGCGTCGCGCTCGCCGCACTGGCCCTGGTCCTCGCACTCGCATCGACGCGTCCGCACGCGCCGTCCTCTTCCGCTTCATACGCACGTTCGACAGGAGAAACGTCATGA
- a CDS encoding NAD(P)-dependent oxidoreductase gives MSTSATRNATTVAVLGIGVMGAPIARNLARQGFTVRAWNRTRAKADALAADGVAAFATPAETVSDARVVVTVLNDADGVLKAMEAAAPKLAAGTIWVQVSTVGVRGIARLAAFARTHDLVFYDAPVQGSRQPAENAQLVVLAAGPESDRAQVQPLFDAIGRRTLWVADDGSTGAGSRLKLALNHYAFTLTHAIAESLKLAGALGADPRDVIDVVSGGPMDNGYFQAKGALILNDDFRPAFTVANAVKDATLIAQAAHDAGMHADVANASLARFRRAVDAGHGDKDMAASFLA, from the coding sequence ATGAGCACGTCCGCTACACGCAACGCCACCACCGTCGCCGTCCTCGGTATCGGCGTGATGGGCGCACCGATCGCCCGCAATCTGGCCCGGCAGGGATTCACGGTCCGCGCATGGAACCGCACGCGTGCCAAAGCCGACGCACTCGCCGCCGACGGTGTCGCCGCGTTCGCCACGCCGGCCGAGACCGTCAGCGACGCGCGCGTCGTCGTCACGGTGCTCAACGATGCGGACGGCGTGCTGAAGGCGATGGAGGCCGCTGCGCCGAAGCTGGCGGCCGGAACAATCTGGGTTCAGGTCAGCACGGTAGGCGTGCGCGGCATCGCACGACTCGCGGCATTCGCGCGGACGCACGACCTCGTGTTCTACGATGCACCCGTGCAAGGCTCGCGACAGCCGGCCGAAAATGCGCAACTCGTCGTGCTCGCGGCGGGGCCCGAATCGGATCGCGCACAGGTGCAGCCGCTGTTCGACGCGATCGGCCGGCGCACGCTGTGGGTCGCCGACGACGGCTCGACAGGCGCAGGCAGCCGGCTCAAGCTCGCGCTCAACCACTATGCGTTCACGCTCACGCACGCGATCGCGGAAAGCCTGAAACTGGCCGGCGCGCTCGGCGCCGATCCGCGCGACGTGATCGATGTCGTGTCGGGCGGCCCGATGGACAACGGCTACTTTCAGGCAAAGGGCGCATTGATCCTGAACGACGACTTCCGCCCGGCGTTCACGGTCGCCAATGCGGTGAAGGACGCCACGCTGATCGCGCAGGCCGCGCATGACGCCGGCATGCACGCCGACGTCGCGAATGCAAGCCTCGCGCGATTCCGGCGTGCCGTCGACGCGGGGCACGGGGACAAGGACATGGCAGCGTCGTTCCTCGCATAG
- a CDS encoding ABC transporter ATP-binding protein produces MTALSSEPDTTMTDALLKLEHLDTFYGPVQVHFDVNFEVGRGQIVSLLGGNASGKSTTMKLILGLMRPRRGVVRFDGDDVTALATPQRVRRGIAAVPEARRLFGDMSVRENLLMGAYTRGDRAAVAEDYERVLDLFPRVRERLTQRAGTLSGGEQQMLAMARALMARPKLICMDEPTMGLSPLYVDKVLELIDAINRQGVTVFMVEQNASLALEIAHYGYVLQTGRVVLEGPAQALLDDERVRDAYLGGEAALA; encoded by the coding sequence ATGACCGCACTTTCTTCCGAACCCGATACGACGATGACCGACGCGCTGCTGAAACTCGAACACCTCGACACGTTCTACGGGCCGGTGCAGGTGCATTTCGACGTGAACTTCGAAGTCGGCCGCGGGCAGATCGTCAGCCTGCTCGGCGGCAACGCGAGCGGCAAGTCGACGACGATGAAGCTGATTCTCGGACTGATGCGGCCGCGCCGCGGCGTCGTGCGTTTCGACGGCGACGACGTGACCGCGCTCGCGACGCCGCAGCGCGTGCGCCGCGGGATCGCGGCCGTGCCCGAGGCGCGGCGGCTGTTCGGCGACATGAGCGTGCGCGAGAACCTGCTGATGGGCGCGTATACGCGTGGCGACCGCGCGGCGGTGGCGGAAGACTACGAGCGCGTGCTCGACCTGTTTCCGCGGGTGCGCGAGCGGCTGACGCAGCGCGCGGGCACGCTGTCCGGCGGCGAGCAGCAGATGCTTGCGATGGCGCGGGCGCTGATGGCGCGGCCGAAGCTGATCTGCATGGACGAGCCGACGATGGGGTTGTCGCCGCTCTACGTCGACAAGGTGCTCGAACTGATCGACGCGATCAACCGGCAGGGCGTGACCGTGTTCATGGTCGAGCAGAACGCGAGCCTCGCGCTGGAGATCGCGCATTACGGGTACGTGCTGCAGACGGGGCGTGTCGTGCTCGAAGGGCCCGCGCAGGCGCTGCTCGACGACGAGCGGGTGCGCGATGCGTATCTCGGCGGGGAGGCGGCGCTCGCGTGA
- a CDS encoding ABC transporter ATP-binding protein, with protein sequence MTINRPLLDVQGLTRRFDGVTALDGASLTLADGELLSVIGPNGAGKSTLFNLIAGADRPDAGCVTFDGRDITGTAPERLAALGIARTFQHGRVFGNLSVLDNVLIGAHARLRAARPGWPALGAAAEVLRALVRPAAVRREEAALRDEARAIVAGFGERLTPRIDHPAHSLSYANRRRVEIGRALALHPRLLLLDEPTAGMNETETAEMLQLIQSLKARGLTILLIEHKLELVMRVSDRVMVLDNGVKIAEGAPRDVRHDPRVIEAYLGRRHAGGVPADRAAQAAA encoded by the coding sequence ATGACCATCAATCGACCCTTGCTCGACGTACAGGGCCTGACGCGCCGCTTCGACGGCGTGACCGCGCTCGACGGCGCGAGCCTGACCCTCGCCGATGGCGAACTGCTGAGCGTGATCGGGCCGAACGGCGCGGGCAAGTCGACGCTGTTCAACCTGATCGCGGGCGCCGACCGGCCCGATGCCGGCTGCGTGACGTTCGACGGCCGCGACATCACGGGCACCGCGCCCGAACGCCTCGCGGCGCTCGGCATCGCGCGCACGTTCCAGCACGGTCGCGTGTTCGGCAACCTGAGCGTGCTCGACAACGTGCTGATCGGCGCGCATGCGCGGCTGCGCGCGGCGCGGCCGGGCTGGCCCGCGCTGGGTGCTGCGGCCGAAGTGCTGCGCGCGCTCGTGCGGCCCGCGGCGGTGCGGCGCGAGGAGGCCGCGCTGCGCGACGAGGCGCGCGCGATCGTCGCCGGGTTCGGCGAGCGGTTGACGCCGCGCATCGATCATCCGGCGCACAGCCTGTCGTATGCGAACCGGCGGCGCGTGGAGATCGGTCGCGCGCTCGCGCTGCATCCGCGCCTGCTGCTGCTCGACGAACCGACGGCCGGGATGAACGAGACGGAAACGGCCGAGATGCTGCAACTGATCCAGTCGCTGAAGGCGCGCGGCCTGACGATCCTGCTGATCGAACACAAGCTCGAACTCGTGATGCGCGTGTCCGACCGCGTGATGGTGCTCGACAACGGCGTGAAGATCGCCGAAGGCGCGCCGCGCGACGTGCGGCACGATCCGCGCGTGATCGAGGCGTACCTCGGCCGCCGACATGCGGGTGGTGTGCCGGCCGACCGCGCAGCACAGGCGGCCGCATGA
- a CDS encoding ABC transporter permease: MASWLDYTLNGLIVGNIYALLAVGLALIFGVSHLINFAHGSVYMVGAFIGWLCLTRFGLPLPVALAAVVVGCGALGVAIERIGLRPLRHAARIAPLLATIGISFILDQLAQLAFGADPRAVPTPLPDWHVRIAGATLGSLDLLIAGIGIAAAALLYGFLRFTRLGWAVRATAQDRDAALQMGVDVDRVNQTVFAIACALGGVSGLLVGMYYNSIDPAMGFQATLKGVVALLIGGLGNVPGAIAGSLLLGLVESYGVALFGTSYRDLFAFGLLIVFLVWRPNGLFSANRALPPEPMTGTFLAAAKAVRVPRPVLVALIALAAVLPWLGASPYVLQTLTNAWLYGLLALSLTLVAGTVGQISLGHAALLVIGAYASALLSSDLGWSPAVTIPCAGVITAVLGTLLVYPAFRLRGHYVSIATLGIGEVVSLVILNWDGLTRGPLGITGIAPLPWATTARAAYWFTFAVLVVFALVQVRLLRSHLGRTLRAVREDDVAARAHGIAPNRYKAIAFAVGGVAAGVSGGIAAHLYSYINHQTFDSQVSILALTMVILGGLGNVLGGIAGAIALIGLPELFRWAADYRMLIYGLVLLLLVRFRPQGLLGTV; this comes from the coding sequence ATGGCTTCCTGGCTCGACTACACGCTCAACGGCCTCATCGTCGGCAACATCTACGCGCTGCTCGCGGTTGGGCTCGCGCTGATCTTCGGCGTGTCGCACCTGATCAACTTCGCGCACGGCTCGGTCTACATGGTCGGCGCGTTCATCGGCTGGCTGTGCCTGACGCGCTTCGGGCTGCCGCTGCCGGTCGCGCTCGCGGCGGTCGTCGTCGGTTGCGGTGCGCTCGGCGTCGCGATCGAGCGGATCGGGCTGCGGCCGCTGCGTCATGCGGCACGCATCGCACCGCTGCTCGCGACGATCGGCATCAGCTTCATTCTCGACCAGCTCGCGCAGCTCGCGTTCGGCGCGGACCCGCGCGCGGTGCCGACGCCGCTGCCCGACTGGCACGTGCGGATCGCCGGCGCGACGCTCGGCTCGCTCGACCTGCTGATCGCGGGCATCGGCATCGCGGCGGCCGCGCTGCTGTACGGCTTCCTGCGCTTCACGCGGCTCGGCTGGGCCGTGCGCGCGACTGCGCAGGATCGCGATGCGGCGCTGCAGATGGGCGTCGACGTCGACCGCGTGAACCAGACCGTGTTCGCGATCGCGTGCGCGCTCGGCGGCGTGAGCGGGCTGCTGGTCGGCATGTACTACAACAGCATCGATCCGGCGATGGGCTTCCAGGCCACGCTGAAGGGCGTGGTCGCCCTGCTGATCGGCGGGCTCGGCAACGTGCCGGGCGCGATCGCGGGCAGCCTGCTGCTCGGCCTCGTCGAAAGCTACGGCGTTGCGCTGTTCGGCACCAGCTATCGCGACCTGTTCGCGTTCGGGCTGCTGATCGTGTTCCTCGTATGGCGGCCGAACGGCCTGTTCAGCGCGAACCGCGCGCTGCCGCCCGAGCCGATGACGGGCACCTTCCTCGCGGCCGCGAAGGCCGTGCGCGTGCCGCGCCCGGTACTCGTCGCGCTGATCGCGCTGGCGGCCGTGCTGCCGTGGCTGGGAGCATCGCCGTACGTGCTGCAGACGCTGACCAACGCGTGGCTGTACGGGCTGCTCGCGCTGAGCCTCACGCTGGTCGCGGGCACGGTCGGGCAGATCTCGCTCGGCCACGCGGCGTTGCTCGTGATCGGCGCGTATGCGTCGGCGCTGCTGTCGTCGGATCTCGGCTGGTCGCCGGCCGTGACGATCCCGTGCGCGGGCGTCATTACGGCCGTGCTCGGCACGCTGCTCGTCTATCCGGCGTTCCGGCTGCGCGGGCACTATGTGTCGATCGCGACGCTCGGCATCGGCGAAGTGGTGAGCCTCGTGATCCTGAACTGGGACGGCCTCACGCGCGGGCCGCTCGGCATCACCGGCATCGCACCGCTGCCGTGGGCGACGACCGCGCGGGCCGCGTACTGGTTCACGTTCGCGGTGCTCGTCGTGTTCGCGCTCGTGCAGGTGCGGCTGCTGCGCTCGCATCTCGGCCGCACGCTGCGGGCGGTGCGCGAGGACGACGTTGCCGCGCGCGCGCACGGCATCGCGCCGAACCGCTACAAGGCGATCGCGTTCGCGGTCGGCGGCGTCGCGGCCGGTGTGAGCGGCGGGATTGCCGCGCATCTGTACAGCTACATCAATCACCAGACCTTCGACTCGCAGGTGTCGATCCTCGCGCTGACGATGGTGATCCTCGGCGGGCTCGGCAACGTGCTCGGCGGCATCGCCGGCGCGATCGCGCTGATCGGGTTGCCCGAGCTGTTCCGCTGGGCGGCCGACTACCGGATGCTGATCTACGGCCTCGTGCTGCTGCTGCTCGTCCGGTTCCGGCCGCAAGGCTTGCTCGGCACGGTGTGA